GCGCTACACCGACGAGTGGCGCGACTACGTCACCCGACAGGCCCGCTGGGTCGACTTCGACCACGACTACAAGACCCTCAACCCCGACTACATGGAGTCGGTGATCTGGGCGTTCAAGCAGCTGCACGAGAAGGGCCTGGTCTACGAGGGCTTCCGGGTGCTGCCCTACTGCTGGAACGACGAGACCCCGCTGTCCAACCACGAGCTGCGGATGGACGACGACGTCTACCAGAACCGGCAGGACCCGGCGGTCACCGTCGGCTACCGTCTCGAGCGCGACGCCTCGCTGTCGGCCGACGCCGAGGACCCGCTCGACGGCGTGCTGGCGCTGGTGTGGACCACCACCCCCTGGACGCTGCCCTCCAACCTCGCGGTGATGGTGGGCGAGGAGATCGAGTACGTCGTGGTGGAGGGGCCCGTGCCCGGCACGGACCGGACCGCCCGCTACCTGATCGCCGAGCCCCGCCTGGCGGCGTACAAGCGGGAGCTCTTCCCCGAGAGCGACGAGCCGGTCGTGGTGGGTCGCTACCGCGGCGCCGACCTGGTGGGCCGCACCTACACCCCGCCGTTCTCCTACTACCTGGGGCACGAGAACGCGTTCCGGCTCGTGCCGGCCGAGTTCGTCACCACCACCGACGGCACCGGCCTGGTGCACACCGCCGGCGCGTTCGGTGAGGACGACAAGGTGGTCACCGACCGCGAGGGGATCGAGGCGGTGATGCCGGTCGGCAAGGACGGGCGCTTCACCTTCCCCGTCACCGACTACGAGGGACTGCAGGTCTTCGACGCCAACCTGCAGATCATCGACCACCTCAAGGCCGCCACGCGCGGCGAGCCGAGCGGGTCGGTGACCCCCGGCACGGTGCTGCTGCGCCGCGAGTCCTACGACCACTCCTACCCGCACTGCTGGCGGTGCCGGCAGCCGCTGATCTACAAGGGCGTCTCCTCCTGGTTCGTCGAGGTGACGGCGTTCAAGGACCGGATGGTCGAGCTCAACCAGCAGATCCGCTGGGTGCCCGAGCACATCAAGGACGGCCAGTTCGGCAAGTGGCTGGAGAACGCCCGCGACTGGTCGATCACCCGCAACCGGTTCTGGGGCAGCCCGGTGCCGGTGTGGAAGAGCGACGACCCGGCGTACCCGCGGATCGACGTCTACGGCTCGTTCGAGGAGATCGAGCGCGACTTCGGCCGCCTGCCCCGAGGTGCGGACGGCGAGCCCAACCTGCACCGCCCGTTCGTCGACGACCTGGTCCGGCCCAACCCGGACGACCCGCGGACGCCGGAGGAGGGGCAGTCGACGATGCGCCGCGTCACCGACGTGCTCGACGTGTGGTTCGACTCCGGCGCGATGTCGTTCGCGCAGAACCACTACCCCTTCGAGAACGCGGAGTGGTTCGACGGCACCGCGGAGAAGAAGGGGCACTTCCCGGGCGACTTCATCGTCGAGTACATCGGCCAGACCCGCGGCTGGTTCTACACGCTGCACGTGCTGGCCACGGCGCTGTTCGACAAGCCGGCGTTCTCCTCGTGCATCAGCCACGGGATCGTGCTCGGCTCCGACGGCAACAAGATGAGCAAGTCGCTGCGCAACTACCCCGACGTGAGCGAGGTCTTCGAGCGCGACGGCGCCGACGCGATGCGCTGGTTCCTGATGGCCAGCCCGATCCTGCGCGGCGGCAATCTGGTGGTCACCGAGCAGGGCATCCGCGACGGTGTGCGCCAGGTGATGATCCCGCTCTGGAACAGCTGGTACTTCTTCAGCCTGTACGCCAACGCGGCGCAACCGGGCGGGTACGACGCCCAGTGGTCGACCGCCTCGCGGGACCCGCTGGACCGCTACCTGCTGGCCAAGACCCGGCAGTACGTCGTCACCATGACCGAGCAGCTGGACGCCTACGCGATCGCGGACGCCTGCGAGACCACGCGCAGCTTCCTCGACGTGCTCACCAACTGGTACATCCGTCGCTCCCGCGAGCGGTTCTGGGTGGCCGACGGCACGGTGGACGACAACGCGCGGGCGGCCTTCGACACCCTGCACACCGTGCTCGAGGTGCTGTGCCGGGTCACCGCACCGCTGTTGCCGCTGACCACCGAGGAGATCTGGCGGGGCCTGACCGGCGGCCGCTCGGTGCACCTGGCCGACTGGCCGGAGGTCGACGAGCTGCCGGCGGACGACGCGCTGGTGGCCGCGATGGACACCGTCCGGGACGTCTGCTCCGCGGGCTCGGCGCTGCGGAAGGCGGCCGGGCTGCGCAACCGGCTGCCGCTGGCCGGGCTGACCGTGGTGGTGCCCGACGCCGAGGCGCTGGCCGGCTTCGAGTCGATCGTGGCCGATGAGCTGAACCTCAAGTCGGTCACGCTGCTGGCGGCCGACCACGCTGACGCTGCGGCGTACGCCGTCGAGCAGCGCCTCACCGTGCACGCCCGGGTGGCGGGCCCCCGGCTCGGCAAGGACGTGCAGCGGGCGATCAAGGGCTCCAAGTCCGGTGACTGGTCGGTGGCCGACGACGGCACCGTCACCGCCGGTGGTCTCGCCCTGCAGGAGGGGGAGTACACGTTGGAGACCGTGGCCGGCGACGCCTCCGGCGGGACGGCGACCGGGGTGCTGCCGCGCGGCGGGTTCGTCGTACTGGACACGACGCTCACCCCCGAGCTCGAGGCGGAGGGCCTGGCCCGCGACCTGGTGCGCACGGTGCAGCAGGCCCGACGGGACGCCGGCCTCGACGTCTCGGACCGGATCACCCTGACCGTCTCCGGTCCCCAGGCGGTGCTGGACGCAGCGCGGGCGCACGAGCAGCTGGTGGCGGGGGAGACCCTGGCCACCTCCGTCACCTACGCCGGCACCGCCGAGGAGGTCGCTGTCGAGGTGGCGGTGGCGGCCGGCTGACCCCGTCGGTTCCGCGGGTCGGCGGTGCTGCACGCCGCTGACCTGCGGAAACACCGCGCTAGGGGCGGGGGCAAGCCCCCGAGTTGGTGGTTGTGGAGTCCCTGGGTTAATGTTTCTCCTGTCGCCGCGAGCGGCTCTCCGCCACTGGCCTTCTTGGCCGAAGCAGGGGGGCAAGTCGTGGGTGGCCACTCGGATCGCCCCGGTTTGACTGGGGTGGTCCAGCCAAGTAAAGTTGGCGAGGTTGCGCCGAGAAAAGGTCCGGAAGGGCTGGCCTCGGGTGCGTCTGATCCTTGAGAACTCAACAGTGTGTCATAGTCGACGAATTAGTTTGTTATGCCCCGTCAACATGATGTGGTTTGTCGTGTTGGTGGTTTCTTTGGTTGACAATAGTTTCTGACGATTTATCGTTAGTGTGTTGTCCGTCAGGGGATGTGGCTCTCTTTTTCTCGCATGCTTAGGTGTGTGGGGTTTGTTTTTCAATGGAGAGTTTGATCCTGGCTCAGGACGAACGCTGGCGGCGTGCTTAACACATGCAAGTCGAGCGGTAAGGCCCTTTCGGGGGTACACGAGCGGCGAACGGGTGAGTAACACGTGAGTAATCTGCCCTTCACTTCGGGATAACCACCGGAAACGGTGGCTAATACCGGATATGACCTGTCCCTGCATGGGGGTGGGTGGAAAGTTCTGGCGGTGAAGGATGTGCTCGCGGCCTATCAGCTTGTTGGTGAGGTAATGGCTCACCAAGGCTTCGACGGGTAGCCGGCCTGAGAGGGTGACCGGCCACACTGGGACTGAGACACGGCCCAGACTCCTACGGGAGGCAGCAGTGGGGAATATTGGACAATGGGCGAAAGCCTGATCCAGCAACGCCGCGTGAGGGATGACTGCCTTCGGGTTGTAAACCTCTTTCAGTACCGACGAAGCGAGAGTGACGGTAGGTACAGAAGAAGCACCGGCCAACTACGTGCCAGCAGCCGCGGTAATACGTAGGGTGCGAGCGTTGTCCGGAATTATTGGGCGTAAAGGGCTCGTAGGCGGTTTGTCGCGTCGGGAGTGAAAACTCAGGGCTTAACTCTGAGCTTGCTTCCGATACGGGCAGACTAGAGGTATGCAGGGGAGAACGGAATTCCTGGTGTAGCGGTGAAATGCGCAGATATCAGGAGGAACACCGGTGGCGAAGGCGGTTCTCTGGGCATTACCTGACGCTGAGGAGCGAAAGTGTGGGGAGCGAACAGGATTAGATACCCTGGTAGTCCACACCGTAAACGTTGGGCGCTAGGTGTGGGGTCCATTCCACGGATTCCGTGCCGCAGCTAACGCATTAAGCGCCCCGCCTGGGGAGTACGGCCGCAAGGCTAAAACTCAAAGGAATTGACGGGGGCCCGCACAAGCGGCGGAGCATGCGGATTAATTCGATGCAACGCGAAGAACCTTACCTGGGTTTGACATATGCCGGAAAGCTCTAGAGATAGAGCCCCTTTTAGTCGGTATACAGGTGGTGCATGGCTGTCGTCAGCTCGTGTCGTGAGATGTTGGGTTAAGTCCCGCAACGAGCGCAACCCTCGTCCTATGTTGCCAGCACGTTATGGTGGGGACTCATAGGAGACTGCCGGGGTCAACTCGGAGGAAGGTGGGGATGACGTCAAGTCATCATGCCCCTTATGTCCAGGGCTTCACGCATGCTACAATGGCCGGTACAAAGGGCTGCGATCCCGTAAGGGGGAGCGAATCCCAAAAAGCCGGTCTCAGTTCGGATTGGGGTCTGCAACTCGACCCCATGAAGTCGGAGTCGCTAGTAATCGCAGATCAGCAACGCTGCGGTGAATACGTTCCCGGGCCTTGTACACACCGCCCGTCACGTCACGAAAGTCGGCAACACCCGAAGCCGGTGGCCCAACCCTTGTGGAGGGAGCTGTCGAAGGTGGGGCTGGCGATTGGGACGAAGTCGTAACAAGGTAGCCGTACCGGAAGGTGCGGCTGGATCACCTCCTTTCTAAGGAGCACACGCCCCGACCCTCACCGTTCGTGTGGGGGCGCATGGTGGTGTTCACTAGTGGAATCGTCGATGAATGGTCTGGTGCAGGGTTGTTCTGCTCCTCAGTACTGCTGCTGTCTTCTGCCTTTGGGTGGGGGTGGTGGTGTGGAACCTGGGGTGGGGGAGTCCGGTGGTTGGGTCGTGACACACTGTTGGGTCCTGAGGGATCAGGGCTGCTGGTCTGGGCGTGTGCCGTTGGGTGCGGGTCTGGGGTGGTGGTGGTTGGTTCTTCTTGTCCTCCCTTTGTCTGCTGGTCCCGGTTCGGGGTTGGTGGGGGTTGGTGGGGTTGTTGTTTGAGATCTGGATAGTGGACGCGAGCATCTGATGCCCGCATGCGTGCCCTGGTGGGGTGTGCTGGTTCGTTCCCTTGTTGAGGGGGTGGGTTGGTGTGCTGTGTTGGGGTGTGTGGTGTGGGTGTCTGTGTGATTTTTTGTGCTGCCTGCCTTTGATTGGGGTGGGTGGCAGTGGTCTTTGTAGTTGAGTTGTTTTGACGTTGTTGAGACAAGCTATGAAGGGCACATGGTGGATGCCTTGGCACCAAGAGCCGATGAAGGACGTAGGAGCCTGCGATAAGCCCCGGGGAGTTGGCAACCAAGCTGTGATCCGGGGGTGTCCGAATGGGGAAACCCAGCTGGAGTCATGTCCAGTTACCCTCACCTGAACACATAGGGTGAGTGGAGGGAACGAGGGGAAGTGAAACATCTCAGTACCCTCAGGAAGAGAAAACAACAGTGATTCCGAGAGTAGTGGCGAGCGAAATCGGATGAGGCCAAACCATGCCTGTGTGATACCCGGCAGGGGTTGCAGGTGTGGGGTTGTGGGGCCGTTCTATCAGATCTGCCGGTCTGGTACAGAGTAAGAAATCTTCAGTGAAGTCGAAGCCGGTTGGGAAGCCGGGCCGTAGAGGGTGATAGCCCCGTAGACGTAAGCTGCAGACTCTGGAGCGTGACCCCAAGTAACACGGAACCCCTGAAATTCCGTGTGAATCTGGCGGGACCACCCGTTAAGCCTAAATACTCCTTGGTGACCGATAGCGGACAAGTACCGTGAGGGAAAGGTGAAAAGTACCCCTGGCGGGGAGTGAAATAGTACCTGAAACCGTGTGCCTACAATCCGTCGGAGCGATCCCTTGTGGGTTGTGACGGCGTGCCTTTTGAAGAATGAGCCTGCGAGTTTGCGTTGTGTTGCGAGGTTAACCCGTGTGGGGAAGCCGTAGCGAAAGCGAGTCCGAATAGGGCGTTTCAGTAGCGCGATCAAGACCCGAAGCGGAGTGATCTATCCATGGGCAGGTTGAAGCGCGGGTAAGACCGCGTGGAGGACCGAACCCACTTAGGTTGAAAACTGAGGGGATGACCTGTGGATAGGGGTGAAAGGCCAATCAAACTCCGTGATAGCTGGTTCTCCCCGAAATGCATTTAGGTGCAGCGTCGCGTGTTTCTTGCCGGAGGTAGAGCACTGGATAGCTAATGGGCCCTACAAGGTTACTGACGTTAACCAAACTCCGAATGCCGGTAAGTGAGAGCGCGGCAGTGAGACTGCGGGGGATAAGCTCCGTAGTCGAGAGGGAAACAGCCCAGACCATCAGCTAAGGCCCCTAAGCGGTGACTAAGTGGAAAAGGATGTGGAGTCGCATTGACAACCAGGAGGTTGGCTTGGAAGCAGCCACCCTTGAAAGAGTGCGTAATAGCTCACTGGTCAAGTGATTCCGCGCCGACAATGTAGCGGGGCTCAAGTCATCCGCCGAAGCTATGGCATTCATACGTTAGCTAAGCCGCATCTTCGGGTGTTGGTTCAGGTGTGTGGATGGGTAGGGGAGCGTCGTGTGGGCAGTGAAGCAGCAGAGTGATCTAGTTGTGGAGCCTACACGAGTGAGAATGCAGGCATGAGTAGCGAATGAAGAGCGAGAAACTCTTCCGCCGAATGATCAAGGGTTCCAGGGTCAAGCTAATCTGCCCTGGGTAAGTCGGGACCTAAGGCGAGGCCGACAGGCGTAGTCGATGGACAACGGGTTGATATTCCCGTACCGGCAAAGTAGCGCCCATGACGAACCTGGTGATGCTAACCATCCGAAACCATGTTGACCGGACCCTTCGGGGCGAGGCGATGTGGCAGAGCGTGGGACCCGAGCTGGTAGTAGTCAAGCGATGGGGTGACGCAGGAAGGTAGTCCAACCGTGGCGATGGTAGTCCACGGCTAAGGGTGTAGGACGAGCGGACAGGCAAATCCGCCGCTCATGTGTCTGAGACCTGATGGGGACCCCGTATGGGGGAAGTGGATGATCCTATGCTGTCGAGAAAAACCTCTAGCGAGCTATGCGCCGCCCGTACCCCAAACCGACTCAGGTGATCAGGTAGAGAATACCAAGGCGATCGAGACAACCATGGTTAAGGAACTCGGCAAAATGCCCCCGTAACTTCGGGAGAAGGGGGGCCGGATCCGTGAACCACTTTTCGTGGGGAAGCGGTGATGGCCGCAGAGACCAGGCCCAAGCGACTGTTTACTAAAAACACAGGTCCGTGCGAAGTTGTAAGACGATGTATACGGACTGACTCCTGCCCGGTGCTGGAAGGTTAAGGGGACCGGTTAGAGGAGCAATCCTCGAAGCTGAGAACTTAAGCCCCAGTAAACGGCGGTGGTAACTATAACCATCCTAAGGTAGCGAAATTCCTTGTCGGGTAAGTTCCGACCTGCACGAATGGAGTAACGACTTGGGCGCTGTCTCAACCATGGACTCGGCGAAATTGCACTACGAGTAAAGATGCTCGTTACGCGCGGCAGGACGGAAAGACCCCGGGACCTTTACTATAGTTTGGTATTGGTGTTTGGTTCGGCTTGTGTAGGATAGGTGGGAGACTGTGAACCGGCCACGCCAGTGGTCGGGGAGTCATCGTTGAAATACCACTCTGGTCGTACTAGATGTCTAACCTAGGTCCGTAATCCGGATCAGGGACAGTGCCTGATGGGTAGTTTAACTGGGGCGGTTGCCTCCTAAAATGTAACGGAGGCGCTCAAAGGTTCCCTCAGCCTGGTTGGCAATCAGGTGGCGAGTGTAAGTGCACAAGGGAGCTTGACTGTGAGACAGACATGTCGAGCAGGGACGAAAGTCGGAACTAGTGATCCGGCGCCAGCATGTGGAAGCGGCGTCGCTCAACGGATAAAAGGTACCCCGGGGATAACAGGCTGATCTTCCCCAAGAGTCCATATCGACGGGATGGTTTGGCACCTCGATGTCGGCTCGTCGCATCCTGGGGCTGGAGCAGGTCCCAAGGGTTGGGCTGTTCGCCCATTAAAGCGGCACGCGAGCTGGGTTTAGAACGTCGTGAGACAGTTCGGTCCCTATCCGCCGCGCGCGCAGGAAACTTGAGAAAGGCTGTCCCTAGTACGAGAGGACCGGGATGGACGAACCTCTGGTGTGCCAGTTGTCCCGCCAGGGGCACGGCTGGTTGGCTACGTTCGGAAGTGATAACCGCTGAATGCATCTAAGCGGGAAGCACGTTTCAAGATGAGGTTTCCCACCACGTAAGTGGGTAAGGCCCCCAGCAGAACACTGGGTTGATAGGCCGGAGGTGTACAGCAGTAATGCCTAGCCGACCGGTACTAATAGGCCGAGGGCTTGTCCCAACACCGTACAAAACCACTCAACGGTGACAAGCACCACTGCGCACAACAAAAGAGCACAAGCTGCCCGCGTCCACTAACCAGTTCCCAACCAACAAACCACCACCACAAGGTGGGGTAGATGGTTTCTGCGAACACACAACACAACAATGAGCTTGGCCCCGCCCAGCACCCAACCCACACACGTGGGGTGGGGTTGCGGGTGGGAGACCACAAGAGTTACGGCGGCCATAGCGAAAGGGAAACACCCGGTCCCATCCCGAACCCGGAAGTTAAGCCTTTCAGCGCCGATGGTACTGCAACCGAGAGGTTGTGGGAGAGTAGGACGCCGCCGGACAACACTTAGAAGAGGGACCGCCCACCGGGCGGTCCCTCTTCGCATTTCACGACCCTTTCGGGTGGCTGTGACGGAGGTACGAGCTGGGTCCCAGGGTCTGCTAGCCCAGGATGCCGCGCTGGTAGCCGGCGGCCACGGCTGCGGCGCGGTCGGTGACGCCGAGCTTCTCGTAGATCCGGACCAGGTGGGTCTTGACGGTGGCCTCGCTGACGAACAGCTCCTCGGCCACCAGCCGGTTGGATCGGCCTCGAGCCACCAGCACCAGGACCTCGCGTTCCCGCGCGGTCAGGGCGCCGGAACGGGCGGGCGAGCGTACGTGGGAGGCAAGCCGGGCCATCACGGTGGGCGAGAGCACCGTCTCTCCCGCCGCAGTGGCGCGCACACCGGCGACCAGAGCCTCGGTGGGGGAGTCCTTGAGCAGGTAGCCGCTGGCCCCTGCCTCGATCGCCGCCACCGTGTCGGAGTCGGTGTCGTAGGTGGTGAGCACCAGCACCTGGGCGCGTAGCCCGAACCGGCGGATCTCGCGGAGGGCCTCGACGCCCCCACCGCCGGGCATCCGCAGGTCCATCACCACCACGTCCGGATCGAGCTCGCGCGCTCGGGCGACCGCCGCGGGTCCGCTGTCCGCATCCCCGACGACCTCGAAGCCGGGAACCGCCCCCAGGAGGCTGCAGATGCCGTCGCGGACCACGGGGTGATCGTCCACGACCAGGATCCTGGTCATGAGGCACCCGGTTCCAGGGCGGGGAGCCGGACGGAGATCGCCGTGCCGCGTCCCGGCTCCGACTCTAGGTCGAGGACCCCGGCCAGTCGCTCCGCGCGCTGACGCATGCCGCGCAGCCCGAACCCAGGACCCACCTCGTCGGGACGGAAGCCGACCCCGTCGTCCCGCACGTCGAGGATCACCTCGTCCTCGGCGTGGGTCAGTGTGACGCCCACCCGGTCGGCTCGGGCGTGCGCGGCCACGTTGGCCAGCGCCTCCTGCGTCACCCGGACCACGGTCGCCTGCACCTCCTCGTGCAGCGGTCGCGCCTCGCCGGTGATGACCAGGTCGGCCTTCGTCTGCTGCTGCGCCCCCCACTCGGTGACCAGGGCCGCCAGCGCGTCCGGCAGCGATGTCTGGACCAGGGCTCCGGGCCCCAGGTCGAGCACGGAGCGCCGGGCCTCCGCCAGCGCACCCCGGGCCAGGACCGTGGCGCGCTCCACCCGCTCGCGGCGGACGGCGGCGTCGGGCTCGTCCTGGCTGGCCTGCAGCTGGGCCACCACCCCCGCGAGGCTCTGGGCCAGGGTGTCGTGGATCTCCAGGGCGAGCCGTTGCCGCTCCTCCTGGACCCCGGCAGCCCGGGCCTGGGCGACCACCTGCTCCTGCAGCGCGTGGTTGCTGGCCAGTGTGCGCGCCAGCTCCTGGTTGACCTGGGCGAGCTCGGTGTTGGTGGTCGCGCGCTCGGCGCTGACCTCCTCCATGCGCCGGTGCAGCAGCGTGAAGAAGAGCGCGAGACCGAGGTTGACGGCCACCAGGATCACGAAGATGGCTCCCTGCTCGGCCCCCCGGGGCGGGAACCCGCCGGCCTGGGCCCCGGCATTGGTCAGCGCGGTCGCCGCCACGCCGGCGAAGGCGGCACGGCGCCGAAAGAGGTCGAAGACGTCGAGGTAGCCGACGAACGCGAAGATCGCGAAGAGCGGGTTGAACGAGGCGAGCAGGAAGGCCAGCGCCGTACGGACGACGTACATGACCTGGAGCCGTCGTGGCGTCGGCGGCACGACGAAGGTGAACAGGGCGATCCAGGCGGCGGTGGCCGCTGCGACGGCCAGGGCCACGGGCAGGCTGACCCACGTCGTGTCCAGGCTCCCGTGCACGAACGTCGCACCCGCGGCGCCGAGACCGAGCAGGAGCAGGGGCAGGAGGCGCTGCCAGTGGTCGCGGGGCTCCCAGGCGTCCGGGACCGGTGGCGGGGCCTGGGGCGTGCTCACCGGGTCACCTTCTCATCTCGCGGGCGCTCCATGCTGGCCCTCTGCTCACCGTCTGCTGGGCCCCTGGCCTCGGTCCGGCGCATCGCCCGCGCTCAGTCCCAGCGGAAGGCGCGGACGGCCAGCAACGCCAGGCCGGCGGTCCACACGGCGACGACGACGAGGTCCACCGCGCCCGGGAAGCTGCCGGTGCCGGCCGTGTGCAGCGCCTCCGAGGCTGCGCCGAGCGGGGTGAGCACGACCGCGTCCCGGAGC
The window above is part of the Nocardioides campestrisoli genome. Proteins encoded here:
- the ileS gene encoding isoleucine--tRNA ligase → MTYPKVSHLSTSEAATGVPGNPSFPAVEEAVLAYWAADDTFRASVDQRDPGTDGANEFVFYDGPPFANGLPHYGHLLTGYVKDIVPRYQTMRGKRVERRFGWDTHGLPAELEAMRQLGLKTTDEIHDMGVEKFNDAARASVLRYTDEWRDYVTRQARWVDFDHDYKTLNPDYMESVIWAFKQLHEKGLVYEGFRVLPYCWNDETPLSNHELRMDDDVYQNRQDPAVTVGYRLERDASLSADAEDPLDGVLALVWTTTPWTLPSNLAVMVGEEIEYVVVEGPVPGTDRTARYLIAEPRLAAYKRELFPESDEPVVVGRYRGADLVGRTYTPPFSYYLGHENAFRLVPAEFVTTTDGTGLVHTAGAFGEDDKVVTDREGIEAVMPVGKDGRFTFPVTDYEGLQVFDANLQIIDHLKAATRGEPSGSVTPGTVLLRRESYDHSYPHCWRCRQPLIYKGVSSWFVEVTAFKDRMVELNQQIRWVPEHIKDGQFGKWLENARDWSITRNRFWGSPVPVWKSDDPAYPRIDVYGSFEEIERDFGRLPRGADGEPNLHRPFVDDLVRPNPDDPRTPEEGQSTMRRVTDVLDVWFDSGAMSFAQNHYPFENAEWFDGTAEKKGHFPGDFIVEYIGQTRGWFYTLHVLATALFDKPAFSSCISHGIVLGSDGNKMSKSLRNYPDVSEVFERDGADAMRWFLMASPILRGGNLVVTEQGIRDGVRQVMIPLWNSWYFFSLYANAAQPGGYDAQWSTASRDPLDRYLLAKTRQYVVTMTEQLDAYAIADACETTRSFLDVLTNWYIRRSRERFWVADGTVDDNARAAFDTLHTVLEVLCRVTAPLLPLTTEEIWRGLTGGRSVHLADWPEVDELPADDALVAAMDTVRDVCSAGSALRKAAGLRNRLPLAGLTVVVPDAEALAGFESIVADELNLKSVTLLAADHADAAAYAVEQRLTVHARVAGPRLGKDVQRAIKGSKSGDWSVADDGTVTAGGLALQEGEYTLETVAGDASGGTATGVLPRGGFVVLDTTLTPELEAEGLARDLVRTVQQARRDAGLDVSDRITLTVSGPQAVLDAARAHEQLVAGETLATSVTYAGTAEEVAVEVAVAAG
- a CDS encoding response regulator transcription factor, yielding MDDHPVVRDGICSLLGAVPGFEVVGDADSGPAAVARARELDPDVVVMDLRMPGGGGVEALREIRRFGLRAQVLVLTTYDTDSDTVAAIEAGASGYLLKDSPTEALVAGVRATAAGETVLSPTVMARLASHVRSPARSGALTAREREVLVLVARGRSNRLVAEELFVSEATVKTHLVRIYEKLGVTDRAAAVAAGYQRGILG
- a CDS encoding sensor histidine kinase yields the protein MSTPQAPPPVPDAWEPRDHWQRLLPLLLLGLGAAGATFVHGSLDTTWVSLPVALAVAAATAAWIALFTFVVPPTPRRLQVMYVVRTALAFLLASFNPLFAIFAFVGYLDVFDLFRRRAAFAGVAATALTNAGAQAGGFPPRGAEQGAIFVILVAVNLGLALFFTLLHRRMEEVSAERATTNTELAQVNQELARTLASNHALQEQVVAQARAAGVQEERQRLALEIHDTLAQSLAGVVAQLQASQDEPDAAVRRERVERATVLARGALAEARRSVLDLGPGALVQTSLPDALAALVTEWGAQQQTKADLVITGEARPLHEEVQATVVRVTQEALANVAAHARADRVGVTLTHAEDEVILDVRDDGVGFRPDEVGPGFGLRGMRQRAERLAGVLDLESEPGRGTAISVRLPALEPGAS